TGCCAAGAAGAAAGGTCTCCTTATGGCTTCCGGTCTCATTACTGGAGAAGCGCTCATGGGAATCCTCGTCGCTGTGCCAATCTTCATAACTGCCGATAAGGACTGGTGGCCCACCGTTGAAGGATTTTCTCTCCTTGGTCCTGTCCTCTTCCTAGCCGTAATCTATTGGATTTATCGCACGGTGACTCGGAATTAGATGAAGATATCACGAGATATACTACACTCACTGCCCAAGGTTGAGCTTCATTGTCATCTCGACGGTTCACTTCGGGTTGAGTCCATGATCAACCAGGCGCAAAAAGACAAGGTTGAGCTCCC
The Candidatus Neomarinimicrobiota bacterium genome window above contains:
- a CDS encoding adenosine deaminase, yielding MKISRDILHSLPKVELHCHLDGSLRVESMINQAQKDKVELPVTDPEELHKILAIGKRRCTLEEYIDRFELTLSTLQT